A genome region from Nocardia sp. NBC_01730 includes the following:
- a CDS encoding response regulator transcription factor produces the protein MRILVVDDDRAVRESLRRSLTFNGYSVDLAVDGVDALEKATVQRPDALVLDVMMPRLDGLEVCRRLRSTGDDLPILVLTARDSVSERVAGLDAGADDYLPKPFALEELLARLRALLRRTAVDPGDVSEAMKFADLSLDPVTREVSRGARQISLTRTEFSLLEMLMANPRRVLTRSRILEEVWGYDFPTSGNALEVYIGYLRRKTESEGESRLIHTVRGVGYVLRETPP, from the coding sequence ATGCGCATTCTGGTAGTCGACGACGATCGCGCGGTTCGGGAATCGCTGCGCCGGTCGCTCACCTTCAACGGCTACTCCGTCGATCTCGCGGTGGATGGCGTGGACGCGCTGGAGAAGGCGACCGTCCAGCGACCAGATGCGCTCGTGTTGGACGTGATGATGCCTCGGCTCGACGGGCTCGAAGTTTGCCGGCGCTTGCGCAGCACGGGTGATGATCTCCCGATTCTGGTTCTGACGGCGCGTGATTCGGTGTCCGAACGGGTTGCCGGACTCGATGCCGGGGCCGACGACTATTTGCCGAAGCCATTCGCGCTGGAGGAATTGCTGGCGCGTCTGCGTGCTTTGCTGCGACGTACGGCCGTTGATCCGGGTGATGTCTCGGAGGCAATGAAGTTCGCCGATCTGTCGCTGGATCCGGTGACACGCGAGGTGTCCCGCGGCGCCCGCCAGATTAGCCTCACCCGTACCGAGTTCTCGCTGCTGGAAATGCTGATGGCGAACCCGCGCCGGGTACTCACCCGCAGCCGCATCCTCGAGGAAGTGTGGGGCTACGACTTCCCGACCTCAGGAAACGCCCTCGAGGTGTACATCGGCTACCTGCGCAGGAAGACCGAGTCCGAGGGCGAGTCGCGGCTTATCCACACCGTGCGCGGCGTCGGCTACGTGCTACGGGAAACACCCCCGTAG
- a CDS encoding MHYT domain-containing protein, whose product MHEVAVLAAANDTSPAVDQFAMGYWLVVLSLGISLLGALVGLACVVHAARSAQFRLVWLASAAVSLGGVGVWLATSVAMLGLKVPGSAIRYDSGRLVAAMVVSIVAVFATLLIIGRSLRLPLLFLGGLVLGLGIGLTHYLGIGSIDIQGSVGVTVWLATISAVIAVITATATLWSFQALRLPMARTITLLLFSVGVAATYYTALAALHFDVDRSAKVPSGVELFDFVFPMFVIGLLALAVPISAVLIAPDRREFATAAKSPRPRLEPVR is encoded by the coding sequence ATGCATGAGGTCGCGGTGCTGGCCGCAGCCAACGACACGAGCCCGGCCGTCGACCAGTTCGCCATGGGCTACTGGCTGGTCGTGCTGTCGTTGGGAATCTCGCTGCTCGGCGCGTTGGTCGGGCTGGCGTGCGTTGTGCACGCGGCGCGCTCGGCGCAGTTCCGGCTGGTGTGGCTGGCCTCCGCGGCGGTGTCACTCGGCGGCGTCGGGGTGTGGCTCGCCACGTCGGTAGCCATGCTCGGCCTGAAAGTGCCTGGTAGCGCGATTCGTTACGACTCGGGCAGATTGGTCGCGGCCATGGTGGTCTCGATAGTGGCGGTCTTCGCGACACTGCTGATCATCGGGCGCAGCCTGCGCCTTCCGCTGCTGTTTCTCGGCGGCCTGGTGCTCGGCCTCGGCATCGGCCTGACACACTACCTCGGCATCGGCTCGATCGACATCCAGGGTTCGGTCGGCGTGACGGTGTGGCTGGCCACCATCTCAGCCGTGATCGCGGTGATCACGGCGACGGCGACGCTGTGGTCGTTCCAGGCGCTGCGCCTCCCAATGGCCCGGACCATCACATTGCTTCTGTTCAGCGTCGGCGTGGCCGCGACATACTACACCGCGCTTGCCGCACTGCATTTCGATGTGGACCGGTCGGCGAAGGTGCCTTCGGGTGTGGAGTTGTTCGACTTCGTATTCCCGATGTTCGTCATCGGCTTGCTGGCGCTGGCGGTGCCGATCTCCGCGGTACTGATCGCTCCGGACCGCCGCGAGTTCGCGACCGCGGCGAAGTCCCCGCGGCCGAGGCTGGAGCCCGTGCGCTGA
- a CDS encoding DUF742 domain-containing protein — protein sequence MSNPYGPGPRPATRVRPYALTSGRTEPAVNLPLEAVIETLSYTAHLDWPTGDIRTEILRLGAHQLSVAEIAAHLDRPLGMVRVVIGDLVVDGTVRVHSTLTDEASYDERRSLMERTLRGLRAL from the coding sequence ATGTCCAACCCATACGGCCCCGGACCACGACCAGCCACGCGCGTCCGGCCCTATGCCCTGACCTCAGGGCGTACCGAACCGGCGGTCAACCTGCCGCTCGAGGCGGTGATCGAAACCCTGTCGTACACTGCACATCTCGACTGGCCGACCGGCGACATCCGTACCGAGATACTGCGGCTCGGCGCGCACCAGCTGTCGGTCGCGGAGATCGCAGCGCATCTCGACCGGCCGCTCGGCATGGTTCGGGTGGTGATCGGCGATCTCGTCGTCGACGGCACCGTGCGTGTGCATTCGACCCTGACCGACGAGGCGAGCTATGACGAGCGTCGTTCCCTAATGGAGAGGACATTGCGTGGACTCCGCGCCCTATAA
- a CDS encoding S1C family serine protease — MTEDSKDRREEPGTANAGSDHQPTEQIHGASTDAPSGGAAGYAPHGGVFQPQEAYGHGYGPQAHYPPQHDPTQQFPRPQYAAPFDPSQGAAYRAHPGVPHRPFRTGFVVGAVALALVSGGLGGAVGALSTRGDDGRAPVTNALDAPKPNIGNVSNAPAGSTQAVAQKVVPSVVMIKVASNRAEGEGSGVVLSSDGLILTNNHVAAGGGPNAKMEVRFSDGSTAPATLVGADPVSDLAVVKVSGKSGLTPIELGTSANLQVGQPVVAIGSPLGLAGTVTTGIVSALNRPVSTMGAGDQNPTAVQPVIDAVQTDAAINPGNSGGALVDGNGKLIGINTAIASLGADETSGQQSGSIGLGFAIPVDQARRVADELIKTGHATYAQIGIKIRPQDTVTGARVLEPTPDGPAAKAGIPAGSIVTKIDDRPIDSGNALVAAVRSHQPGDKVKITYTDEQGNNPKTVEVALTGAPADGGR, encoded by the coding sequence ATGACCGAGGATTCGAAGGATCGCCGGGAGGAGCCGGGGACGGCGAACGCCGGATCGGACCACCAGCCGACCGAGCAGATCCACGGCGCATCGACAGACGCCCCGTCCGGTGGCGCGGCCGGATACGCGCCGCACGGCGGAGTATTCCAGCCGCAGGAGGCGTACGGCCACGGTTATGGCCCGCAGGCGCACTATCCGCCGCAGCATGATCCGACTCAGCAGTTCCCACGCCCGCAGTACGCCGCGCCCTTCGACCCATCGCAGGGTGCCGCCTATCGTGCCCATCCTGGCGTTCCGCATCGCCCGTTCCGCACCGGCTTCGTCGTCGGCGCGGTAGCGCTCGCTCTGGTCAGCGGTGGTCTCGGCGGTGCGGTCGGCGCGCTGAGCACCCGCGGTGATGACGGCCGCGCACCGGTCACCAACGCGTTGGACGCGCCAAAGCCGAACATCGGCAATGTCTCCAACGCACCGGCCGGATCCACCCAGGCGGTAGCGCAGAAGGTAGTGCCGAGCGTGGTCATGATCAAGGTGGCGAGCAATAGGGCGGAAGGTGAGGGTTCCGGGGTGGTGCTGTCCTCCGACGGCCTTATCCTGACGAACAATCACGTGGCCGCGGGTGGCGGCCCGAACGCCAAGATGGAGGTCAGGTTCTCCGACGGCAGCACCGCGCCCGCGACGCTTGTCGGCGCCGATCCGGTCTCCGACCTGGCGGTCGTCAAGGTATCGGGCAAGTCCGGTCTGACCCCGATCGAATTGGGCACATCGGCGAACCTGCAGGTCGGCCAGCCGGTTGTCGCGATCGGCTCGCCGCTCGGCCTGGCGGGCACGGTCACCACCGGGATCGTGTCGGCGCTGAACCGCCCGGTCTCGACCATGGGCGCCGGCGACCAGAACCCGACGGCGGTGCAGCCGGTGATCGACGCCGTCCAGACCGACGCCGCGATCAACCCGGGCAACTCCGGCGGTGCCCTCGTCGATGGCAACGGCAAGCTGATCGGCATCAACACCGCCATCGCCAGCCTGGGTGCCGACGAGACGAGCGGACAGCAGAGCGGCTCCATCGGCCTCGGCTTCGCCATCCCGGTGGACCAGGCCCGGCGGGTCGCCGACGAGCTGATCAAGACCGGCCACGCCACCTATGCGCAGATCGGCATCAAGATCCGGCCGCAGGACACCGTCACCGGTGCCAGGGTGCTGGAGCCCACACCCGACGGCCCGGCCGCCAAGGCCGGTATCCCCGCGGGCTCGATCGTCACGAAGATCGACGACCGGCCGATCGATTCCGGGAACGCGCTCGTCGCCGCGGTCCGCTCCCACCAACCAGGAGACAAGGTGAAGATCACCTACACCGACGAACAAGGCAACAACCCCAAGACGGTCGAGGTCGCCCTCACCGGCGCGCCCGCGGACGGTGGCCGATGA
- a CDS encoding HAMP domain-containing sensor histidine kinase: MARTAPKRPVVAALGQRPPESADMRPPMPLTRSVSLRWRVTLLAASVVAIAVAVTSIAAYALVARALYADVDAQLRNRASAVIASNPYGFNIQNLMVATAFYNDTGIALIFPDLKPYSPPQSTDPPVGSQELAVAHGEASSSLRTVGNQRVLAVRTNLGATLVISQRLDPTREVLDRLAWLLFVVGGCGVVLAAAAGTAVGRTGLRPIGRLTAATERIARTDDLTPIPVTGDDELARLTESFNTMLRALTESRDRQRRLVADAGHELRTPLTSLRTNMELLIASGRPGAPRIPDEDMAGLRSDVIAQIEELSTLVGDLVDLAREDAPETVYERVDLGEVVERALERARRRRAGIEFVAELRPWFVYGHEAGLERAVLNVLDNAAKWNPTGAPVHLGMRETGPGLLELSIDDAGPGIPSGERELVFERFYRTTSSRSLPGSGLGLAIVKQVVTKHGGTIAIDTSDRGGTLVRIVLPGEAGAPASE, encoded by the coding sequence ATGGCACGAACAGCTCCTAAACGCCCTGTGGTCGCCGCGCTCGGCCAGCGACCGCCCGAGTCCGCCGACATGCGGCCGCCGATGCCGCTGACCCGCTCGGTCTCGCTGCGCTGGCGGGTGACCCTGCTCGCTGCCTCCGTCGTGGCGATCGCGGTGGCGGTGACCTCGATCGCGGCCTATGCCCTGGTGGCGCGAGCGTTGTACGCCGACGTGGACGCCCAGCTGCGTAACCGGGCCAGCGCCGTGATCGCCAGCAACCCGTACGGATTCAATATCCAGAATCTGATGGTCGCCACCGCCTTCTACAACGACACCGGCATCGCACTGATTTTTCCCGACCTCAAGCCGTATTCGCCGCCGCAATCGACCGATCCGCCGGTCGGCTCGCAGGAACTCGCAGTGGCCCACGGTGAGGCGAGTTCGTCGCTGCGAACGGTCGGCAACCAGCGCGTGCTGGCCGTCCGGACCAACCTCGGTGCGACGCTGGTCATCTCCCAGCGGCTGGATCCGACCCGCGAGGTGCTCGACCGGCTCGCCTGGTTGCTGTTCGTGGTCGGCGGTTGCGGTGTCGTATTGGCCGCCGCGGCAGGCACTGCCGTCGGACGCACCGGATTGCGCCCGATCGGACGGTTGACCGCGGCGACCGAGCGGATCGCGCGAACTGACGACCTCACGCCGATCCCGGTGACCGGAGACGACGAACTCGCCCGACTCACCGAGAGTTTCAACACCATGCTGCGTGCCTTGACCGAGTCGCGCGATCGGCAGCGCAGGCTGGTCGCCGATGCCGGGCACGAATTGCGTACGCCGCTCACGTCATTGCGTACGAATATGGAGCTGCTCATCGCATCCGGTCGTCCGGGCGCGCCTCGAATACCGGATGAGGATATGGCCGGATTGCGCTCGGATGTCATCGCCCAGATCGAAGAGTTGTCGACGCTGGTGGGCGACCTGGTCGACCTGGCTCGCGAAGACGCACCGGAAACCGTCTACGAGCGCGTGGATCTCGGGGAGGTGGTGGAACGCGCGCTGGAGCGCGCACGGCGCCGTCGGGCCGGAATCGAATTCGTCGCGGAACTGCGCCCATGGTTCGTCTATGGGCACGAGGCCGGTCTGGAGCGCGCGGTGCTCAACGTCCTCGACAACGCGGCGAAGTGGAACCCCACCGGCGCGCCGGTCCACCTCGGTATGCGTGAGACCGGGCCAGGTCTGCTCGAGTTGTCCATCGACGACGCCGGTCCCGGAATTCCCTCGGGGGAGCGTGAGCTGGTGTTCGAGCGTTTCTATCGGACCACGTCGTCTCGGTCGCTGCCGGGTTCCGGTCTCGGCTTGGCGATCGTGAAGCAGGTGGTGACAAAACACGGCGGCACCATCGCCATCGATACTTCGGATCGCGGTGGCACATTGGTTCGCATCGTGCTGCCGGGCGAAGCCGGGGCACCCGCGTCCGAGTGA
- a CDS encoding MogA/MoaB family molybdenum cofactor biosynthesis protein → MEIDAPVAGRALVVVVDDRTAHGGVDSLGPLVTELLTEAGFLVDASVSVQADEVEIRNALNTAVIGGVDLVISVGGTGMSPRDVTPEATSQVLDRELPGISEALRSSGRVAGSLDAGLSRGVAGVSGSTLVVNLPGTRSAIRDGMATLGPLASRVIGELSGLVE, encoded by the coding sequence ATGGAAATCGATGCTCCTGTGGCGGGGCGTGCTCTGGTGGTGGTCGTCGACGATCGAACGGCGCATGGAGGTGTTGACTCGCTCGGCCCGCTGGTCACCGAGCTGCTCACCGAGGCGGGTTTCCTCGTGGACGCGTCGGTGTCGGTGCAGGCCGATGAGGTGGAGATCCGCAACGCGCTCAACACCGCGGTGATCGGCGGTGTCGACCTGGTGATCTCGGTCGGTGGCACAGGCATGTCCCCGCGCGACGTCACGCCGGAAGCCACTTCGCAAGTGCTCGACCGTGAGCTGCCGGGAATCAGTGAGGCGCTGCGCTCCTCCGGCCGGGTAGCGGGTTCGCTGGACGCGGGTTTGTCCCGTGGGGTGGCAGGCGTCTCCGGAAGCACGCTGGTGGTCAATCTGCCTGGCACTCGGTCCGCGATTCGCGACGGTATGGCCACGCTCGGGCCGCTCGCCAGCAGGGTGATCGGTGAGCTTTCCGGATTGGTCGAATAA
- a CDS encoding roadblock/LC7 domain-containing protein, giving the protein MTNANNSTTDENLNWLVARFTRDVPGVSHAVLVSADGLLQATSPNLPSDRAEQLAAVTAGLASLSMGAASLFDGGKVMQSIVEMQRGYLLVMSVGNGSHLAVLANKSHDIGRIGYEMALLVDRVGSVVTATARTAV; this is encoded by the coding sequence ATGACCAACGCGAACAACAGCACCACAGACGAGAATCTGAATTGGCTGGTCGCCCGCTTCACCCGGGACGTGCCCGGTGTGTCCCACGCGGTGCTGGTGTCAGCGGACGGCTTATTGCAGGCCACCAGCCCGAATTTACCCAGTGACCGGGCCGAGCAGCTCGCCGCCGTCACCGCCGGACTCGCCAGCCTCTCCATGGGCGCGGCCTCCTTGTTCGACGGCGGCAAGGTGATGCAGTCGATCGTGGAGATGCAGCGCGGCTACCTGCTGGTGATGAGCGTCGGCAACGGCTCGCACCTGGCCGTGCTGGCGAACAAGTCACACGACATCGGCCGCATCGGCTACGAGATGGCACTGTTGGTCGATCGGGTGGGCTCGGTGGTCACCGCCACCGCCCGTACCGCTGTCTGA
- a CDS encoding GTP-binding protein, with amino-acid sequence MVVAGGFGAGKTTFVGAVSEIVPLRTEAMVTRFSDGIDDLADTPEKETTTVAMDFGRIILPGNLVLYLFGTPGQRRFWFMWDDLIRGAIGAVVLIDTRRLEDSFAAVDFFEARKLPFLIAVNRFPNAPRFPIAELREALSVREGVPIVDIDARNALEVRQSLAAVTEYAIAQLKSGELEGTARHA; translated from the coding sequence ATCGTCGTCGCGGGCGGCTTCGGCGCGGGGAAGACCACATTCGTCGGTGCCGTATCGGAGATAGTTCCGCTGCGCACCGAGGCGATGGTGACTCGCTTCTCCGACGGTATCGACGATCTCGCCGACACGCCGGAGAAGGAAACCACCACGGTCGCGATGGATTTCGGCCGGATCATCCTGCCCGGCAACCTGGTGCTCTATCTGTTCGGCACCCCCGGTCAGCGGCGTTTCTGGTTTATGTGGGACGACCTGATCCGCGGCGCGATCGGCGCCGTGGTGCTGATCGACACCCGGCGGCTGGAGGACAGCTTCGCCGCGGTCGACTTCTTCGAAGCCCGCAAGCTGCCGTTCCTGATCGCGGTGAACCGGTTCCCCAACGCACCGCGCTTTCCCATCGCCGAACTGCGCGAAGCGCTTTCGGTGCGTGAGGGCGTGCCGATCGTGGACATCGACGCACGCAACGCGCTCGAGGTGCGCCAGTCGCTGGCCGCGGTCACCGAGTACGCGATCGCCCAGTTGAAATCGGGCGAACTGGAAGGAACCGCCCGGCATGCATGA
- a CDS encoding sensor histidine kinase: MEAAPGSWQFSLSNWSVTRKVGVVLVLPVLLATVFAVLRINNELRTMAQLDAATEQAIIIRPIVKFGSATEQLGVIATATWGNTADPQTDAALTKFDQALTDLESALHTTKATGRVTSELASAVATGTTMRNSLRNGSPAMVGEQADEIMVRIGNALALSPSVDDLVIQRYFQQLASVQTARRVLTQQRMLIGSPDAGRNPSVRPRVLVAAGAEITMIYQYAQILPDYAGNMRPLLDAVQTRLGTFSQNVADPATNPAVLDSLLVSSDTYEKTTAQLIDTIDKALAARTIGAQTGALRETTIVIGMLLAGLALALSVARTLVVPVRRLRRDALEVAHIKLPDELAVVRAGGTTPEITPVAVHTTDEIGQLARAVDEIHEQALNLAADQARMRLQIGNMFETLSRRSQSLVEQQLALIEDLEHDEDNTDRLQSLFRLDHLATRMRRNGDNLLVLAGTALRRGLLHPVPLSDMLWSAVSQVEDYQRAEIGTVPDGIVAGEPAVDIEHLLAELIDNALRYSPPTTPVTVTVSRAVDGGYLIEITDRGLGMSPEDLQTTNDRLASGGEVTVETARRMGLFVVGRLAKRHTITVSLRRTSTMAQQPGITASVHLPGALVAPPMDATDPAGKPLDLTVEHQLPPLAPSPAVQRNLVPVPSLPQRDTARFGVTSSGLPQRRPAIRVADAPDQPAVSTPVGRSEDPADQPSTQPWPVITPRAEADRAQIGPPTPAANEQSGDGEQQSTRTDLWSEADDNDEITGPNPTVPRESAAPKTTARSGLPIRKPTTPPDDAPQDGTPEPATVTASRLQPVAGASPTPIYQRMVSEWLVEPSTSQSSDSTWSSPGDAGWLAAEDASHPTTSARTVGGLPIRRPGAQLVPGGLAPTDEAAPRDPEEIRNNLTRHLSGVRSGRANAQYNDGGLA; encoded by the coding sequence ATGGAAGCTGCACCGGGGTCCTGGCAATTCAGCCTGTCGAACTGGTCGGTAACCCGCAAGGTCGGCGTGGTGCTGGTGCTTCCCGTGCTCTTGGCCACCGTCTTCGCCGTTCTCCGAATCAACAACGAACTGCGTACCATGGCGCAGCTGGACGCGGCCACCGAACAAGCCATCATCATCCGTCCGATCGTCAAGTTCGGTTCGGCCACCGAACAACTCGGCGTCATCGCGACCGCCACGTGGGGCAACACCGCCGACCCGCAGACCGACGCCGCGCTGACGAAGTTCGACCAGGCGCTGACCGATCTGGAGTCCGCGCTGCACACCACCAAGGCCACCGGCCGGGTCACCTCGGAACTCGCCTCGGCTGTCGCGACCGGCACGACCATGCGCAACAGTCTGCGCAACGGCTCACCCGCGATGGTCGGCGAGCAGGCCGACGAGATCATGGTGCGGATCGGCAACGCGCTCGCACTGTCCCCATCCGTGGACGACCTGGTCATCCAGCGATACTTCCAGCAGTTGGCGTCGGTGCAGACCGCGCGCCGCGTGCTCACCCAGCAGCGCATGCTGATCGGCTCGCCGGACGCGGGCCGTAACCCGAGCGTGCGGCCGCGCGTGCTGGTCGCCGCGGGTGCCGAGATCACCATGATCTACCAGTACGCACAGATCCTGCCGGACTATGCGGGCAACATGCGCCCGCTGCTCGACGCGGTGCAGACCCGTCTCGGCACGTTCAGCCAGAACGTCGCCGACCCTGCGACCAACCCCGCCGTGCTCGACTCGCTTCTGGTCAGTTCGGACACCTACGAGAAGACCACGGCGCAGCTGATCGACACCATCGACAAGGCACTGGCCGCCCGCACTATCGGGGCGCAGACCGGCGCGCTGCGCGAGACGACGATCGTCATCGGCATGCTCCTCGCGGGCCTTGCGTTGGCCCTCTCCGTAGCGCGAACCCTGGTCGTCCCGGTCCGCCGCCTGCGCCGCGATGCGCTCGAGGTCGCGCATATCAAGCTGCCCGACGAGCTCGCCGTGGTGCGCGCGGGCGGCACCACCCCAGAGATCACCCCGGTCGCGGTGCACACGACCGACGAGATCGGCCAGCTGGCCCGCGCCGTCGACGAGATCCACGAGCAGGCCCTCAACCTCGCCGCCGACCAGGCCCGCATGCGCCTGCAGATCGGGAACATGTTCGAAACCCTCTCCCGCCGCAGCCAATCGCTCGTCGAGCAGCAGTTGGCCCTGATCGAGGACCTCGAGCACGACGAGGACAACACCGACCGGCTGCAGAGCCTGTTCCGCCTCGACCACCTGGCCACCCGCATGCGCCGCAACGGCGACAACCTGCTCGTGCTGGCGGGAACCGCGCTGCGCCGGGGGTTGCTGCACCCGGTGCCGCTGTCGGACATGCTGTGGAGCGCGGTCTCCCAGGTCGAGGACTACCAGCGAGCCGAGATCGGCACGGTGCCCGACGGTATCGTCGCGGGCGAGCCCGCGGTGGACATCGAGCACCTGCTCGCCGAGCTGATCGACAACGCGCTGCGCTACTCCCCGCCGACCACGCCGGTCACGGTCACCGTGTCACGCGCGGTGGACGGCGGCTACCTGATCGAGATCACCGACCGCGGCCTCGGCATGTCCCCGGAGGACCTGCAGACGACCAATGACCGGCTCGCCTCCGGTGGTGAGGTCACCGTCGAGACCGCGCGCCGCATGGGTCTCTTCGTCGTCGGCCGACTGGCCAAGCGGCACACCATCACGGTCAGCCTGCGGCGCACCTCGACGATGGCGCAGCAGCCCGGCATCACCGCCAGCGTCCATCTGCCCGGCGCTCTGGTCGCGCCGCCGATGGACGCCACCGACCCGGCAGGCAAGCCGCTCGACCTCACCGTCGAGCATCAGCTGCCCCCGCTCGCCCCGTCCCCCGCGGTGCAACGGAACCTGGTGCCGGTACCGAGTCTGCCGCAGCGTGACACAGCGCGGTTCGGTGTGACGAGTTCCGGCTTGCCACAGCGCCGACCGGCCATTCGCGTCGCAGACGCACCCGACCAGCCCGCGGTCTCCACTCCGGTCGGCCGCAGCGAAGACCCGGCGGATCAACCTTCCACCCAGCCGTGGCCGGTGATCACGCCTCGCGCGGAGGCCGACCGCGCGCAGATCGGTCCGCCGACCCCCGCCGCGAATGAGCAGTCCGGCGACGGCGAGCAGCAATCCACGCGCACAGATCTGTGGTCCGAGGCCGACGACAACGACGAGATCACGGGTCCGAACCCGACCGTGCCGAGGGAAAGCGCCGCACCCAAGACCACCGCCCGGTCCGGCCTTCCGATCCGGAAGCCGACCACCCCACCCGACGACGCACCGCAAGACGGCACACCAGAACCCGCGACGGTCACCGCCAGTCGGCTGCAGCCGGTCGCCGGCGCGTCACCCACCCCGATCTACCAGCGCATGGTCTCGGAATGGCTGGTCGAGCCCTCTACCTCGCAATCGTCGGACAGCACGTGGTCCTCGCCTGGTGACGCGGGCTGGCTGGCCGCCGAGGATGCCAGCCACCCGACGACGTCCGCGCGCACCGTCGGCGGCCTGCCGATTCGCAGGCCGGGCGCCCAGTTGGTGCCCGGTGGCCTGGCCCCGACGGACGAAGCCGCGCCTCGCGATCCCGAAGAAATTCGCAACAACTTGACCAGGCATCTCAGTGGGGTCCGCAGCGGGCGGGCCAATGCGCAGTACAACGACGGAGGGCTCGCATGA
- a CDS encoding type B 50S ribosomal protein L31, protein MKKGIHPDYHPVVFEDASTGKRFRTRSTATSARAVQWTDGNTYPLLTVDVTADSHPFWTGAHRVLDAQGRVEKFERKYGKRVARKKEA, encoded by the coding sequence ATGAAGAAGGGGATCCATCCGGACTATCACCCGGTGGTCTTCGAGGACGCGAGCACCGGAAAGCGGTTCCGCACTCGATCCACCGCCACCAGCGCACGCGCCGTGCAGTGGACCGACGGCAACACCTACCCACTGCTGACGGTGGATGTGACCGCCGACTCGCACCCGTTCTGGACCGGCGCGCACCGCGTGCTGGACGCCCAGGGCCGGGTGGAGAAGTTCGAGCGCAAGTACGGCAAGCGCGTCGCGCGCAAGAAGGAGGCCTGA
- the rpmF gene encoding 50S ribosomal protein L32, which yields MAVPKRKMSRSNTRSRRANWKATAPDLVPVTVGGVVRQVPRRLVAAVRRGLI from the coding sequence ATGGCAGTTCCGAAGCGGAAGATGTCGCGGTCGAACACCCGCAGCCGCCGGGCGAACTGGAAGGCGACGGCCCCGGATCTGGTACCGGTGACTGTCGGGGGCGTCGTGCGCCAGGTGCCGCGCAGGCTGGTCGCGGCCGTGCGGCGCGGCCTGATCTGA